TTCCGCATCACCCGCAGGTCGTCCTCGGTCAGGTCGGTGCGCCGCTTCTGGAGGATCGCCAGGACGTGCTTCCCGGTCTCGGTACCCGCCTCCTCGGGCAGCGGCTCCGCCTCCTCGTCGGCGTCACGCGTCCGCAGCCAGGCGGCGAGTTCCTGCGAGGTCATGTTCACGACGCGGTGG
This genomic stretch from Streptomyces sp. Go-475 harbors:
- a CDS encoding DUF3140 domain-containing protein; the encoded protein is MTDALELDALWEDFHRVVNMTSQELAAWLRTRDADEEAEPLPEEAGTETGKHVLAILQKRRTDLTEDDLRVMRNVVDRVTSQVDLENEPIPEVTAEDTRRRHRLMTVGHDPLKA